Proteins encoded by one window of Sorex araneus isolate mSorAra2 chromosome 3, mSorAra2.pri, whole genome shotgun sequence:
- the PNMA1 gene encoding paraneoplastic antigen Ma1 codes for MAMTLLEDWCRGMDVNSQRALLVWGIPVNCDEAEIEETLQAAMPQVPYRVLGRMFWREENAKAALLELTDAVDYATIPREMPGKGGVWKVIFKPPTSDAEFLERLHLFLAREGWTVQGVARVLGFENPRPNPDAEMPAGMLNYILDNVIQPLVESIWYKKLTLFSGRDTPGPGEEPFDLWLEHSNEVIQEWQVSDMEKRRRLVESLRGPAADVIRILKNNNPSITTAECLKALEQVFGSVESSRDAQVRFLNTYQNPGEKLSAYVIRLEPLLQKMVEKGAIDKDNVNQARLEQVIAGASHSGAIRRQLWLTGAGEGPAPNLFQLLVQIREEEAKDEEEAAEAALMQLGMKGRF; via the coding sequence ATGGCGATGACGCTGTTGGAAGACTGGTGCAGGGGCATGGATGTGAACTCCCAGAGAGCGCTTCTGGTCTGGGGGATTCCCGTGAACTGTGATGAGGCTGAAATCGAAGAGACCCTCCAGGCTGCCATGCCCCAGGTGCCCTATCGGGTGCTTGGGAGAATGTTCTGGAGGGAAGAAAATGCGAAGGCAGCCTTGTTAGAGCTCACGGATGCTGTCGATTACGCCACCATCCCCCGTGAGATGCCGGGAAAAGGAGGGGTCTGGAAAGTGATCTTCAAGCCTCCCACGTCAGATGCGGAATTCTTAGAAAGGTTGCATCTCTTCCTGGCAAGAGAGGGGTGGACCGTGCAAGGCGTTGCCCGTGTCCTTGGGTTCGAGAACCCCCGTCCAAACCCGGACGCAGAAATGCCAGCAGGGATGCTGAACTATATTCTGGATAATGTCATTCAGCCCCTGGTTGAGTCCATTTGGTACAAGAAACTGACGCTGTTCTCCGGGAGGGACACCCCGGGCCCAGGGGAGGAGCCCTTTGATCTCTGGCTGGAGCACTCGAATGAAGTCATACAGGAGTGGCAGGTGTCTGACATGGAGAAGAGGCGGCGGCTGGTGGAGAGTCTCAGGGGTCCTGCCGCCGATGTCATCCGAATCCTGAAGAATAACAATCCTTCCATAACCACTGCTGAATGCCTAAAAGCACTGGAGCAGGTGTTCGGGAGCGTGGAGAGCTCTCGGGATGCGCAGGTCAGGTTTCTTAACACGTACCAGAACCCAGGAGAAAAGTTATCTGCTTATGTCATCCGTCTGGAGCCCCTACTGCAGAAGATGGTGGAGAAGGGGGCTATAGATAAGGATAATGTGAACCAGGCCCGCCTGGAGCAGGTCATTGCTGGAGCCAGCCACAGCGGGGCCATCAGAAGGCAGCTGTGGCTGACAGGGGCTGGCGAAGGGCCAGCCCCAAATCTCTTCCAGTTGCTGGTGCAAATCCGAGAGGAGGAGGCCAAAGATGAGGAGGAGGCGGCTGAGGCTGCACTCATGCAATTAGGCATGAAGGGACGCTTCTGA